One Vicugna pacos chromosome X, VicPac4, whole genome shotgun sequence DNA window includes the following coding sequences:
- the PORCN gene encoding protein-serine O-palmitoleoyltransferase porcupine isoform X1, whose product MFLVRPWLGERLGIPRAPSKDGKGETALYFPIYETGAQRRQADLRGWAVSGARRTGRGASFLSSLRHPPHLGFQGLGIWRLDSSFPGGQKPSRHERSGTGTPRGWKGAGMNVPRADVLLRPAPLNLPLLLPSILPLPSSSVPAPLLPSHWLSRPAGPPRDLKGPLSAPPWEPQLVPALRPAGEAARRRRRRWRRRCVPGPLDLSFLTARSIHLSVHPWGSAMATFSRQEFFQQLLQGCLLPTAQQGLDQIWLLLAICLACRLLWRLGLPSYLKHASTVAGGFFSLYHFFQLHMVWVVLLSLLCYLVLFLCRHSSHRGVFLSVTILIYLLMGEMHMVDTVTWHKMRGAQMIVAMKAVSLSFDLDRGEVGAVPSPVEFMGYLYFVGTIVFGPWIPFHSYLQAVQGRPLSRRWLQKVARSLALALLCLVLSTCVGPYLFPYFIPLDGDRLLRKWLRAYESAVSFHFSNYFVGFLSEATATLAGAGFTEEKDHLEWDLTVSKPLNVELPRSMVEVVTSWNLPMSYWLNNYVFKNALRLGTFSAVLVTYAASALLHGFSFHLAAVLLSLAFITYVEHVLRKRLARILSACVLSKRCPPDCSHQHRLGLGVRVLNLLFGALAIFHLAYLGSLFDVDVDDTTEEQGYGMAYTVHKWSELSWASHWVTFGCWIFYRLIG is encoded by the exons ATGTTTCTAGTCCGTCCCTGGTTGGGGGAAAGGTTGGGAATTCCCAGAGCTCCCTCAAAGGATGGGAAAGGAGAGACCGCGCTTTATTTTCCCATCTATGAAACCGGGGCACAACGGCGTCAAGCTGACTTGCGCGGGTGGGCAGTTTCGGGGGCGAGGCGGACGGGTAGGGGAGCAagctttctctcctccctccgccATCCTCCCCATCTGGGCTTCCAAGGATTAGGAATTTGGAGATTGGACAGTTCGTTCCCGGGCGGCCAGAAGCCCTCCCGACACGAACGTTCAGGGACTGGCACCCCAAGAGGTTGGAAAGGTGCGGGAATGAACGTTCCGCGAGCCGACGTCCTCCTGCGCCCCGCTCCTCTCAACCTCCcgctcctccttccctccatcctcccGCTCCCCTCCTCCTCCGTCCCCGCCCCGCTCCTGCCCTCTCATTGGCTGAGCCGGCCGGCCGGGCCTCCCCGGGATTTAAAGGGCCCGCTCTCCGCGCCGCCCTGGGAGCCGCAGCTGGTCCCGGCCTTGCGGCCTGCGGGGGAGGCTGcccggaggaggcggcggcggtggcggcggcggtgcGTCCCCGGCCCCCTGGACCTCAGCTTTCTTACTGCCAG GTCTATCCATCTGTCCGTCCATCCGTGGGGGTCCGCAATGGCCACCTTCAGCCGCCAGGAATTTTTCCAGCAGCTGCTGCAGGGCTGTCTCCTGCCTACTGCCCAGCAGGGTCTTGACCAGATCTGGCTGCTCCTTGCCATCTGCCTCGCCTGCCGCCTCCTCTGGAGGCTTG GGTTGCCGTCCTACCTGAAGCACGCAAGCACCGTGGCAGGCGGGTTCTTCAGCCTCTACCACTTCTTCCAGCTGCACATGGTTTGGGTCGTGCTGCTCAGCCTCCTGTGCTACCTCGTGCTGTTCCTCTGCCGACATTCCTCCCATCGCGGCGTCTTCCTCTCCGTCACCATCCTCATCTACCTACTCATGGG TGAGATGCACATGGTGGACACGGTGACATGGCACAAGATGCGAG GGGCCCAGATGATCGTGGCCATGAAGGCGGTGTCTCTGAGCTTCGACCTGGACCGGGGTGAGGTGGGTGCGGTGCCCTCGCCCGTGGAATTCATGGGCTACCTCTACTTCGTGGGCACCATCGTCTTTGGGCCCTGGATACCCTTCCACAGCTACCTACAGGCTGTCCAAGGCCGCCCACTG AGCCGCCGATGGCTGCAGAAGGTGGCCCGGAGCCTGGCGCTGGCCCTGCTGTGCCTTGTGCTGTCCACCTGTGTGGGCCCCTACCTCTTTCCATACTTCATCCCCCTTGATGGTGACCGCCTCCTTCGCAA GTGGCTGCGAGCCTACGAGAGTGCTGTCTCCTTCCACTTCAGCAACTATTTTGTGGGCTTTCTGTCTGAAGCCACAGCCACGCTGGCGGGGGCCGGCTTCACCGAGGAGAAGGATCACCTGGAatg GGACCTGACAGTGTCTAAGCCACTGAACGTGGAGCTGCCCCGGTCCATGGTAGAAGTTGTCACAAGCTGGAACCTGCCCATGTCTTATTGGCTAAATAATT ATGTTTTCAAGAACGCTCTCCGCCTAGGGACCTTCTCAGCCGTGCTGGTCACCTATGCAGCCAGCGCCCTCCTGCAC GGCTTCAGTTTCCATCTGGCTGCGGTGCTGCTGTCCCTGGCATTTATCACTTACGTGGAGCACG TTCTCCGAAAGCGCCTGGCTCGGATCCTCAGTGCCTGCGTCTTATCGAAACGGTGCCCACCAGACTGTTCACACCAGCATCGCTTG GGCCTGGGGGTGCGAGTCTTAAACCTGCTCTTTGGGGCCCTGGCCATCTTCCACCTGGCCTACCTGGGCTCTCTGTTCGATGTTGATGTGGACGACACCACAGAGGAGCAG GGCTACGGCATGGCATACACTGTCCACAAGTGGTCAGAGCTCAGCTGGGCCAGTCACTGGGTCACTTTTGGATGCTGGATCTTCTACCGTCTCATAGGCTGA
- the PORCN gene encoding protein-serine O-palmitoleoyltransferase porcupine isoform X2: MVWVVLLSLLCYLVLFLCRHSSHRGVFLSVTILIYLLMGEMHMVDTVTWHKMRGAQMIVAMKAVSLSFDLDRGEVGAVPSPVEFMGYLYFVGTIVFGPWIPFHSYLQAVQGRPLSRRWLQKVARSLALALLCLVLSTCVGPYLFPYFIPLDGDRLLRKWLRAYESAVSFHFSNYFVGFLSEATATLAGAGFTEEKDHLEWDLTVSKPLNVELPRSMVEVVTSWNLPMSYWLNNYVFKNALRLGTFSAVLVTYAASALLHGFSFHLAAVLLSLAFITYVEHVLRKRLARILSACVLSKRCPPDCSHQHRLGLGVRVLNLLFGALAIFHLAYLGSLFDVDVDDTTEEQGYGMAYTVHKWSELSWASHWVTFGCWIFYRLIG, from the exons ATGGTTTGGGTCGTGCTGCTCAGCCTCCTGTGCTACCTCGTGCTGTTCCTCTGCCGACATTCCTCCCATCGCGGCGTCTTCCTCTCCGTCACCATCCTCATCTACCTACTCATGGG TGAGATGCACATGGTGGACACGGTGACATGGCACAAGATGCGAG GGGCCCAGATGATCGTGGCCATGAAGGCGGTGTCTCTGAGCTTCGACCTGGACCGGGGTGAGGTGGGTGCGGTGCCCTCGCCCGTGGAATTCATGGGCTACCTCTACTTCGTGGGCACCATCGTCTTTGGGCCCTGGATACCCTTCCACAGCTACCTACAGGCTGTCCAAGGCCGCCCACTG AGCCGCCGATGGCTGCAGAAGGTGGCCCGGAGCCTGGCGCTGGCCCTGCTGTGCCTTGTGCTGTCCACCTGTGTGGGCCCCTACCTCTTTCCATACTTCATCCCCCTTGATGGTGACCGCCTCCTTCGCAA GTGGCTGCGAGCCTACGAGAGTGCTGTCTCCTTCCACTTCAGCAACTATTTTGTGGGCTTTCTGTCTGAAGCCACAGCCACGCTGGCGGGGGCCGGCTTCACCGAGGAGAAGGATCACCTGGAatg GGACCTGACAGTGTCTAAGCCACTGAACGTGGAGCTGCCCCGGTCCATGGTAGAAGTTGTCACAAGCTGGAACCTGCCCATGTCTTATTGGCTAAATAATT ATGTTTTCAAGAACGCTCTCCGCCTAGGGACCTTCTCAGCCGTGCTGGTCACCTATGCAGCCAGCGCCCTCCTGCAC GGCTTCAGTTTCCATCTGGCTGCGGTGCTGCTGTCCCTGGCATTTATCACTTACGTGGAGCACG TTCTCCGAAAGCGCCTGGCTCGGATCCTCAGTGCCTGCGTCTTATCGAAACGGTGCCCACCAGACTGTTCACACCAGCATCGCTTG GGCCTGGGGGTGCGAGTCTTAAACCTGCTCTTTGGGGCCCTGGCCATCTTCCACCTGGCCTACCTGGGCTCTCTGTTCGATGTTGATGTGGACGACACCACAGAGGAGCAG GGCTACGGCATGGCATACACTGTCCACAAGTGGTCAGAGCTCAGCTGGGCCAGTCACTGGGTCACTTTTGGATGCTGGATCTTCTACCGTCTCATAGGCTGA
- the TBC1D25 gene encoding TBC1 domain family member 25, producing the protein MATASGSLELASSGAPPPGGGAQAAAAEEEEREVVRVRVKKCESFLPPEFRSFAVDPQITSLDVLQHILIRAFDLNGKKNFGISYLGRDRLGQEAYLSLLSDWDLSTAFATASKPYLQLRVDIRPTEDSPLLEDWDIISPKDVIGSDVLLAEKRSSLTTAALPFTQSILSQVGRTLSKVQQVLSWSYGEDVKPFKPPLSDAEFHTYLNHEGQLSRPEELRLRIYHGGVEPSLRKVVWRYLLNVYPDGLTGRERMDYMKRKSREYEQLKSEWAQRASPEDLEFIRSTVLKDVLRTDRAHPYYAGPEDGPHLRALHDLLTTYAVTHPQVSYCQGMSDLASPILAVMDHEGHAFICFCGIMKRLAANFHPDGRAMATKFAHLKLLLRHADPDFYQYLQEAGADDLFFCYRWLLLELKREFAFDDALRMLEVTWSSLPPDPPEHEVELVGPPSLVADTSFGGHRGRPVRQRHMLRPAGGGGGAFEDAVDHLAATSQGPGGGGRLLRQASLDDLQQLRDNTGPRRDALVQLPHPAALISSKSLSEPLLNSSDPLLSSSSHPDSPSSSSPPSTQDASPAGDVAAGSPLMPEVGSPQDPGKPLLPPPPLGLPPPQEFGRGNPFMLFLCLAILLEHRDHIMRNGLDYNELAMHFDRLVRKHHLGRVLRRAKALFADYLQSEVWDSEEGAEATAPS; encoded by the exons ATGGCGACAGCCTCTGGGTCCTTGGAGTTGGCCAGCTCCGGAGCGCCCCCGCCTGGCGGGGGAGCCCAGGCGGCGGCGGCTGAGGAGGAAGAGCGAGAGGTGGTGCGGGTCCGAGTCAAG AAATGTGAGAGCTTCTTGCCACCTGAGTTTCGTTCTTTTGCTGTTGACCCTCAGATCACCTCGCTTGATGTGTTACAGCACATCCTTATCCGAGCCTTTGACTTGAACGG GAAGAAGAACTTTGGTATCAGCTACCTGGGCCGGGATCGGCTAGGGCAGGAAGCTTACCTCTCACTCCTGTCTGACTGGGACCTCAGCACAGCGTTCGCCACCGCCTCCAAACCTTACCTGCAGCTGCGTGTAGATATTCGGCCCACTGAGGATA GCCCCCTGCTGGAAGACTGGGACATAATCAGCCCCAAGGATGTCATTGGTTCCGACGTGCTGCTGGCTGAGAAACGGTCATCACTGACGACAGCTGCCCTGCCCTTCACACAGTCCATCCTCTCTCAG GTGGGCCGCACCTTATCTAAGGTACAACAGGTGCTGAGCTGGTCATACGGGGAAGACGTCAAGCCCTTCAAGCCACCCCTGAGTGATGCGGAGTTTCACACGTACCTGAACCATGAGGGCCAGCTCTCCCGCCCCGAGGAGTTGCGCCTGCGGATCTATCACGGTGGTGTCGAGCCCTCCCTGCGAAAG GTGGTGTGGCGGTACCTGCTGAATGTGTACCCAGATGGGCTGACCGGCCGAGAGCGGATGGACTACATGAAACGCAAGAGTCGCGAGTACGAGCAGCTCAAGAGCGAGTGGGCCCAGCGCGCCAGCCCCGAGGACCTGGAGTTCATCCGCAGCACGGTCCTCAAGGATGTGCTGCGTACCGACCGGGCCCACCCCTACTATGCGGGGCCTGAGGACGGCCCACACCTGCGGGCCCTGCACGACCTGCTCACCACGTATGCCGTCACCCACCCACAGGTGTCCTACTGCCAGGGCATGAGCGACCTGGCCTCGCCCATCCTCGCCGTCATGGACCATGAGGGCCACGCCTTCATCTGCTTTTGTGGCATCATGAAGCGCCTGGCCGCAAACTTCCACCCCGACGGCCGCGCCATGGCCACCAAGTTCGCTCACCTCAAGCTGCTGCTGCGGCACGCCGACCCTGACTTCTACCAGTACTTGCAGGAAGCCGGTGCCGACGACCTGTTCTTCTGCTACCGCTGGCTGCTGCTCGAGCTCAAGCGTGAGTTTGCCTTCGACGATGCCCTCCGCATGCTAGAGGTCACCTGGAGCTCGCTGCCCCCTGATCCTCCTGAGCACGAGGTGGAGCTCGTCGGGCCCCCCAGCCTGGTGGCAGACACCAGCTTCGGGGGCCACAGGGGACGGCCCGTGCGGCAGCGGCACATGCTGAGGCctgcaggtggtggtggtggtgccttTGAAGATGCTGTTGACCACTTGGCTGCCACCAGCCAGGGGCCTGGCGGTGGGGGGCGTCTCCTGAGACAAGCCAGTCTGGATGACCTCCAGCAACTCAGGGATAACACAGGCCCCAGGAGGGACGCCCTGGTCCAACTGCCCCACCCCGCTGCCCTCATCAGCTCCAAGTCCCTCTCGGAGCCCTTGCTGAACTCCTCAGACCCGctgctttcctcctcctcccaccctgatTCCCCATCCTCCTCGTCTCCGCCGTCCACCCAGGACGCCTCTCCTGCGGGTGACGTGGCCGCAGGATCCCCCTTGATGCCGGAGGTGGGCTCCCCGCAAGACCCTGGGAagcccctgctccccccacccccactgggcCTGCCCCCGCCCCAGGAGTTTGGCCGCGGGAACCCGTTCATGCTCTTCCTCTGCCTTGCCATCCTGCTGGAGCACCGCGACCACATCATGCGCAACGGGCTGGATTACAACGAGCTGGCCATGCACTTTGACCGCCTGGTGCGAAAACACCACCTGGGGCGCGTTCTGCGCCGGGCTAAGGCTCTCTTCGCTGATTACCTGCAGTCAGAGGTATGGGACTCAGAGGAGGGGGCCGAGGCCACGGCCCCATCGTGA
- the EBP gene encoding 3-beta-hydroxysteroid-Delta(8),Delta(7)-isomerase — MSTNAGPMHPYWPQHLRLDNFVPNDYTTWHLLAGLFSVSGVLLTTTWLLSGRAAVTPLGTGRRLSLCWFAVCGFIHLVIEGWFSLYHEDLLGDQALLSQLWKEYAKGDSRYILNDNFTICMETITAWLWGPLSLWVVIAFLRQQPHRFVLQLVVSVGQIYGDILYFLTEYRDGFQHGELGHPLYFWFYFVFMNAVWLVLPGIFVLDSVMHLAHAQSMLDARATKAKSKQN; from the exons ATGTCCACCAACGCCGGCCCCATGCATCCATACTGGCCTCAGCACCTGAGGCTGGACAACTTTGTGCCCAATGACTACACCACCTGGCATCTCCTGGCTGGCCTCTTCTCCGTCTCTGGGGTCTTACTTACGACCACGTGGCTGTTGTCAGGTCGTGCTGCAGTCACCCCACTGGGGACTGGGCGGAGACTGTCCCTGTGCTGGTTTGCAGTGTGTGGGTTCATTCACTTGGTGATTGAGGGCTGGTTCAGCCTCTACCACGAGGACCTTCTTGGAGACCAAGCCTTATTGTCCCAGCTCT GGAAAGAGTATGCCAAGGGTGACAGCCGTTACATCCT GAATGATAACTTCACGATATGTATGGAGACCATCACAGCTTGGCTGTGGGGTCCACTCAGCCTATGGGTGGTGATCGCCTTTCTCCGCCAGCAGCCCCACCGCTTTGTCCTACAGCTTGTGGTTTCTGTGG GTCAGATATATGGGGATATTCTCTATTTCCTGACAGAGTACCGTGATGGATTCCAGCATGGGGAGCTGGGCCACCCACTCTACTTCTGGTTTTACTTTGTCTTCATGAATGCTGTGTGGCTGGTGCTGCCCGGAATCTTTGTGCTCGATTCAGTGATGCATCTCGCTCATGCCCAGAGCATGCTGGATGCCAGAGCCACAAAAGCCAAGAGCAAGCAGAACTAA